From the genome of Oncorhynchus tshawytscha isolate Ot180627B linkage group LG31, Otsh_v2.0, whole genome shotgun sequence, one region includes:
- the LOC112217641 gene encoding cell division cycle-associated 7-like protein isoform X2 encodes MLLSTKTPRALAAIFESPSDDEDFLGFAVPVLSDSESDSLASEDSGKPAMSFRSKFVTSELVSLFSHSDNEGEEFEGFSEEEEEKRGSRSRTKAMCTAEESDEDTGFYSEGEEPDTHKRKSLCVAFRFPTKRLSAQKGEAPINAAPLERRTNERLHLKRGLSQESSGRETQGQKPPPKKEAVGKEKMEVESRVLNKRAKNIQENKAMLAKLFADLTNMSEVTSSPTKKRRVSEKPPPRRRGVCEGSERRNPSRAARPPEKFGVEESGTSPSRHHRSERTIDVGKLLEVDELGRSGKKRRASSGRKRRITHVRSVDEITEEELDNVAQRAKDKILDKDHGSTCHQCRQKTLDTKTVCRSGVCIGGKGQFCGPCLRNRYGEDVHTALLDPDWECPLCRGICNCSLCRRREGRCATGQLVHLAQHKGHSNVQDYLESIQKDLRA; translated from the exons ATGCTGTTATCAACAAAG ACCCCCAGGGCCCTGGCGGCCATCTTTGAGAGTCCCAGTGATGACGAGGACTTCCTGGGTTTCGCCGTGCCAGTGCTGAGTGACAGCGAGTCAGACAGCCTAGCCTCCGAGGACTCTGGGAAGCCG gccATGTCTTTCAGGTCAAAGTTTGTGACCTCGGAGTTGGTTAGTCTGTTTAGCCATTCTGACAATGAGGGGGAGGAGTTTGAGGGCTtcagtgaggaagaggaggagaagaggggttcCAGAAGCAGGACGAAGGCTATG TGCACAGCGGAGGAGAGTGATGAGGACACAGGGTTCTACTCTGAGGGGGAGGAGCCAGACACACACAAGAGGAAGAGTCTCTGTGTCGCCTtcag GTTTCCCACAAAAAGACTCTCTGCCCAGAAAGGTGAGGCGCCAATCAACGCCGCCCCTCTGGAGAGAAGAACCAATGAGAGGCTGCATCTAAAAAGGGGTTTGTCTCAGGAGTCCAGtgggagggagacacagggtcAGAAACCGCCCCCCAAAAAAGAGGCAGTAGGAAAAGAGAAGATGGAGGTCGAGTCTCGGGTTCTAAATAAACGAGCCAAGAACATCCAGGAGAACAAAGCCATG TTGGCCAAGCTGTTTGCTGACCTGACCAACATGTCTGAAGTCACCTCGTCTCCTACC AAGAAGAGGCGTGTGAGTGAGAAGCCGCCCCCTCGTAGACGAGGTGTGTGTGAGGGTAGCGAGAGGAGGAACCCATCGCGTGCGGCCAGACCGCCAGAGAAGTTCGGGGTGGAGGAGAGCGGTACCTCCCCTTCACGACACCACAGATCCGAGAGAACTATCGACGTCGGGAAACTACTGGAG gtGGACGAGCTGGGTAGAAGCGGGAAGAAGAGGAGGGCGAGCagcgggaggaagaggagaattaCCCATGTGAGATCAGTGGATGAAATCACAGAGGAAGAGCTGGACAACGTGGCGCAACGCGCCAAAGACAAGATACTGGACAAGGACCAC GGCAGCACGTGTCACCAGTGCAGACAGAAAACTCTGGACACCAAGACGGTCTGTCGTAGTGGAGTGTGTATAGGGGGCAAAGGTCAGTTCTGTGGGCCCTGTCTGAGGAACCGCTACGGAGAGGACGTACACACGGCTCTACTAGACCCG gaCTGGGAGTGTCCTCTGTGTAGAGGTATCTGTAACTGCAGTCTGTGTCGACGGAGAGAAGGACGCTGTGCAACCGGACAACTGGTCCATTTGGCTCAACACAAGGGCCACAGCAACGTCCAAGATTACCTGGAGAG cATCCAGAAAGATCTTAGAGCCTAG
- the LOC112217641 gene encoding cell division cycle-associated 7-like protein isoform X1: protein MLLSTKTPRALAAIFESPSDDEDFLGFAVPVLSDSESDSLASEDSGKPAMSFRSKFVTSELVSLFSHSDNEGEEFEGFSEEEEEKRGSRSRTKAMCTAEESDEDTGFYSEGEEPDTHKRKSLCVAFRFPTKRLSAQKGEAPINAAPLERRTNERLHLKRGLSQESSGRETQGQKPPPKKEAVGKEKMEVESRVLNKRAKNIQENKAMLAKLFADLTNMSEVTSSPTVENGSVLQAENGSVLQAENGSVWQKKRRVSEKPPPRRRGVCEGSERRNPSRAARPPEKFGVEESGTSPSRHHRSERTIDVGKLLEVDELGRSGKKRRASSGRKRRITHVRSVDEITEEELDNVAQRAKDKILDKDHGSTCHQCRQKTLDTKTVCRSGVCIGGKGQFCGPCLRNRYGEDVHTALLDPDWECPLCRGICNCSLCRRREGRCATGQLVHLAQHKGHSNVQDYLESIQKDLRA from the exons ATGCTGTTATCAACAAAG ACCCCCAGGGCCCTGGCGGCCATCTTTGAGAGTCCCAGTGATGACGAGGACTTCCTGGGTTTCGCCGTGCCAGTGCTGAGTGACAGCGAGTCAGACAGCCTAGCCTCCGAGGACTCTGGGAAGCCG gccATGTCTTTCAGGTCAAAGTTTGTGACCTCGGAGTTGGTTAGTCTGTTTAGCCATTCTGACAATGAGGGGGAGGAGTTTGAGGGCTtcagtgaggaagaggaggagaagaggggttcCAGAAGCAGGACGAAGGCTATG TGCACAGCGGAGGAGAGTGATGAGGACACAGGGTTCTACTCTGAGGGGGAGGAGCCAGACACACACAAGAGGAAGAGTCTCTGTGTCGCCTtcag GTTTCCCACAAAAAGACTCTCTGCCCAGAAAGGTGAGGCGCCAATCAACGCCGCCCCTCTGGAGAGAAGAACCAATGAGAGGCTGCATCTAAAAAGGGGTTTGTCTCAGGAGTCCAGtgggagggagacacagggtcAGAAACCGCCCCCCAAAAAAGAGGCAGTAGGAAAAGAGAAGATGGAGGTCGAGTCTCGGGTTCTAAATAAACGAGCCAAGAACATCCAGGAGAACAAAGCCATG TTGGCCAAGCTGTTTGCTGACCTGACCAACATGTCTGAAGTCACCTCGTCTCCTACC gtagagaatggaagcgTGTTGCAGGCAGAGAATGGAAGCGTGTTGCAGGCAGAGAATGGAAGCGTGTggcag AAGAAGAGGCGTGTGAGTGAGAAGCCGCCCCCTCGTAGACGAGGTGTGTGTGAGGGTAGCGAGAGGAGGAACCCATCGCGTGCGGCCAGACCGCCAGAGAAGTTCGGGGTGGAGGAGAGCGGTACCTCCCCTTCACGACACCACAGATCCGAGAGAACTATCGACGTCGGGAAACTACTGGAG gtGGACGAGCTGGGTAGAAGCGGGAAGAAGAGGAGGGCGAGCagcgggaggaagaggagaattaCCCATGTGAGATCAGTGGATGAAATCACAGAGGAAGAGCTGGACAACGTGGCGCAACGCGCCAAAGACAAGATACTGGACAAGGACCAC GGCAGCACGTGTCACCAGTGCAGACAGAAAACTCTGGACACCAAGACGGTCTGTCGTAGTGGAGTGTGTATAGGGGGCAAAGGTCAGTTCTGTGGGCCCTGTCTGAGGAACCGCTACGGAGAGGACGTACACACGGCTCTACTAGACCCG gaCTGGGAGTGTCCTCTGTGTAGAGGTATCTGTAACTGCAGTCTGTGTCGACGGAGAGAAGGACGCTGTGCAACCGGACAACTGGTCCATTTGGCTCAACACAAGGGCCACAGCAACGTCCAAGATTACCTGGAGAG cATCCAGAAAGATCTTAGAGCCTAG